In Anaerolineales bacterium, the following proteins share a genomic window:
- a CDS encoding GGDEF domain-containing protein: MPDKKETLTQKYKKLLATSNQLEAELSKAKRTLEIKDIELKAVLAQAHEIKNTDALTFLPNRRKIIVELQEEVIRASRYETPLSISIVDIDHFKKVNDTYGHVVGDDVLRTIAARLREQIRHPDTIGRYGGEEFLIVLPNSDLKAASEQAARLCRRIRALQVTSNDHILSITISIGIAQYRNSRENWEQFLHRADKVLYQAKDNGRDQWAVAEE, translated from the coding sequence GTGCCAGATAAAAAAGAAACGCTGACCCAGAAATACAAAAAATTGCTGGCTACGTCTAACCAGTTGGAAGCGGAGTTGAGCAAGGCGAAACGTACACTGGAGATCAAGGACATTGAATTGAAAGCAGTGCTAGCGCAGGCGCATGAGATCAAGAACACCGACGCGCTGACCTTCTTGCCGAACCGCCGCAAGATCATTGTTGAGTTACAAGAGGAAGTCATCCGCGCCTCGCGCTATGAGACTCCGCTTTCGATCTCGATCGTGGATATTGACCATTTCAAGAAAGTCAACGATACTTATGGGCATGTAGTTGGGGACGATGTGTTGCGCACGATTGCGGCGCGTTTGCGCGAGCAGATCCGTCATCCCGATACCATCGGTCGTTATGGAGGCGAGGAGTTCTTGATCGTGTTACCTAACAGTGATTTGAAAGCCGCGTCGGAGCAAGCCGCGCGGTTGTGCCGACGAATCCGCGCCTTGCAAGTGACGTCGAACGATCATATTTTGTCCATCACGATCAGTATTGGCATCGCGCAATATAGAAACAGCCGCGAAAACTGGGAACAGTTCCTACACCGCGCAGATAAGGTGTTGTATCAGGCAAAGGATAACGGACGCGATCAGTGGGCGGTGGCGGAGGAGTGA
- a CDS encoding response regulator → MSEKILIIDDDLDTLRLVGLMLQRQGYQISAATNGQQGLDKAFDEDPDLILLDIMMPDMDGYEVTRRLRSNPSTTETPILMFTAKTQMNDKVIGFEVGANDYLTKPTHPSELQARVKALLARASEKKGESASSKNAGAGFVIGVISARGGLGATTIALNLAAGLHTRTKSDVIVAETLPGRGALALELGLTASHGLVDLLSQTKLADVTRDKIRELLMHHSSGVQVLLASDRPRDMHLISQNANYEAIAAKLGGLARFTILDLGAGLQPFTQVVLPHCDEIFLVLEGNPNTIITTKAMIEDLHSFGVNVKNIHPVLNNRIRSDTQLPTSQVQSKLGHEIVTTLTPAPELFVQATRLQTPAVLCQPESLTARQFSKLVDFVVEREAMPR, encoded by the coding sequence ATGAGCGAAAAAATCCTCATCATTGACGACGATCTCGACACGCTGAGGCTGGTAGGGCTGATGCTCCAACGGCAGGGTTATCAGATCAGCGCGGCGACCAACGGGCAACAAGGGCTGGACAAAGCCTTCGACGAGGACCCGGACCTGATCCTGCTCGACATCATGATGCCGGACATGGACGGCTACGAAGTGACGCGGCGTTTGAGATCAAACCCGTCCACGACAGAAACGCCGATCCTCATGTTCACTGCCAAGACCCAGATGAACGACAAGGTGATCGGATTCGAAGTGGGCGCCAACGATTACCTGACCAAACCCACGCATCCCTCCGAACTTCAAGCGCGCGTCAAGGCGCTGCTGGCGCGTGCCAGTGAAAAGAAAGGCGAAAGCGCGTCCTCCAAAAATGCCGGCGCCGGTTTTGTGATCGGCGTAATCAGCGCGCGTGGCGGGCTGGGCGCGACCACGATCGCGCTCAATCTGGCGGCAGGCTTGCATACCCGCACAAAAAGCGACGTGATCGTCGCGGAGACGTTGCCCGGGCGCGGCGCGCTCGCATTGGAACTCGGACTCACCGCCTCGCACGGATTGGTAGACCTGCTCAGCCAAACCAAACTGGCAGATGTCACCCGCGACAAAATACGCGAACTACTCATGCACCACTCGTCTGGCGTTCAAGTTTTGCTGGCTTCCGATCGTCCGCGCGACATGCACCTCATCAGCCAGAACGCGAACTATGAGGCGATTGCCGCCAAACTCGGCGGGCTTGCCCGTTTCACCATCCTCGATCTCGGCGCGGGGTTACAGCCGTTCACACAAGTGGTCTTGCCCCACTGCGATGAAATCTTCCTCGTGTTGGAAGGCAACCCGAACACCATCATCACCACAAAAGCGATGATCGAAGACTTGCATTCCTTCGGCGTCAACGTCAAGAACATTCACCCGGTATTGAATAACCGCATCCGTTCCGACACGCAATTGCCCACCAGCCAAGTACAATCGAAACTTGGGCATGAGATCGTCACAACCCTCACCCCCGCACCGGAACTGTTCGTACAAGCCACCCGTCTTCAGACTCCGGCTGTGCTTTGCCAGCCCGAAAGCCTCACGGCGCGGCAATTCAGCAAACTTGTGGACTTCGTTGTAGAGCGAGAGGCAATGCCGCGATGA
- a CDS encoding S41 family peptidase gives MNKTVKITLGLLVGVVLFACVFSAGILVGAFVPSTNQLPLIRDLVPIVPTVAPEQSASTPEDYQTLFAPFWEAWNIVHENYVDRPLDDVALMRGAIRGMMDAIGDKQTYYMDPVVYESATSTLSGEYEGIGAYVDTDGEYLTIVSPIEGSPAEAAGLKPGDQIIAIDGVDMTGTSPEEARQKVLGPAGTTVTLTIKREGEEEPREFAITRAKVTIPSVTGKMLDNNIAYVDINQFGDNTTSELNTVLNELLAQNPSGVIIDLRNDPGGYLHTSVEVASEFIDEGVILYEQYGDGTRDEYKALGNGRVTDLPIVVLVNEGSASASEILAGALQDYGRATLVGVQSYGKGSVQRWIPLSGENGAARVTIAKWLTPKERAIDGVGLTPDVIVELTEDDLANNRDPQLDKAVEVLLDLISQK, from the coding sequence GTGAATAAAACTGTCAAAATTACGCTTGGTTTGCTCGTAGGAGTAGTCCTCTTCGCCTGCGTGTTCTCCGCAGGGATTCTCGTCGGCGCGTTTGTTCCGTCCACGAATCAACTCCCCCTGATTCGGGATCTAGTTCCCATCGTTCCTACGGTCGCGCCCGAGCAGAGCGCTTCGACGCCCGAAGATTACCAAACCCTCTTCGCGCCGTTCTGGGAAGCGTGGAACATCGTCCATGAAAATTATGTGGACCGTCCGCTTGACGACGTGGCTCTGATGCGCGGCGCCATCCGCGGCATGATGGACGCCATCGGCGACAAACAGACCTACTACATGGACCCGGTCGTTTATGAATCGGCGACCTCAACGCTTTCGGGCGAATACGAAGGCATCGGCGCGTACGTGGACACCGACGGCGAATATCTCACCATCGTCAGCCCCATTGAAGGTTCGCCCGCTGAAGCGGCTGGATTGAAACCCGGCGACCAGATCATTGCCATTGACGGCGTGGATATGACCGGCACGTCGCCTGAGGAGGCGCGTCAAAAGGTGCTCGGTCCCGCAGGCACAACCGTCACCCTGACCATCAAGCGCGAGGGCGAGGAAGAACCGCGCGAGTTTGCCATCACGCGCGCGAAGGTCACCATCCCCAGCGTCACCGGCAAGATGCTCGATAACAACATCGCCTATGTGGATATTAACCAGTTCGGCGATAACACCACGAGCGAACTCAATACCGTCCTCAATGAACTCCTCGCGCAAAACCCAAGCGGGGTTATCATTGATCTGCGTAACGATCCCGGCGGATATTTGCACACTTCGGTTGAAGTAGCGTCCGAATTCATTGACGAGGGCGTGATCCTGTACGAGCAATATGGCGACGGCACACGCGACGAATACAAGGCATTGGGCAATGGCCGCGTCACCGACCTGCCCATTGTGGTGCTGGTCAACGAAGGCTCCGCCTCCGCTTCCGAAATCCTGGCGGGCGCCTTGCAAGATTACGGACGCGCCACCCTCGTCGGTGTACAATCCTATGGCAAGGGCTCCGTCCAACGGTGGATTCCCCTTTCCGGAGAGAACGGCGCGGCGCGCGTGACGATCGCCAAATGGCTCACCCCCAAAGAACGCGCCATTGACGGCGTCGGCTTGACTCCCGATGTCATCGTCGAGTTGACCGAAGACGACCTCGCCAACAACCGCGACCCGCAACTGGATAAAGCCGTAGAAGTGTTGTTGGATTTAATCTCGCAGAAGTAG
- a CDS encoding lysylphosphatidylglycerol synthase transmembrane domain-containing protein: protein MRKFFFILFIFLGVAFVYLSFGEIESIVQTLQRGNVWFLLLALLIQCGWFIVAGSKIVALYRIVGLKETFKKMWLLFAAGGFVGTVMPSAGMGAVAVFISDARRSGHSTGKVTVASILYVLTDYVTFLCVLALGLIVLFRRNNLDTTELIASGVMLSIAALLVFLLYLGSKSEAQLSSALVYIARFLNRIAHPFIRRDYLSEAKMRDYAHETADDLRTIRDRWRSLIRPLLFALANKILLMCVLTAIFLAFHVPFSAGTIIGGFSITFLFTIVSPTPAGVGIVEGVMPLALASLNVPWSQAVIVTLAYRGVTFWFPLAVGAWALRVLHIDSRQTELASDNAA, encoded by the coding sequence ATGAGGAAATTCTTTTTCATTCTCTTCATCTTCCTCGGCGTGGCGTTCGTCTACTTGAGTTTCGGCGAGATCGAAAGCATCGTCCAAACGCTTCAGCGCGGCAATGTTTGGTTCCTCCTGCTCGCGCTCCTCATCCAATGCGGATGGTTCATCGTAGCGGGGTCCAAGATCGTCGCCCTCTACCGCATCGTCGGCTTGAAAGAAACGTTCAAGAAAATGTGGCTCCTGTTCGCCGCTGGCGGTTTCGTCGGCACCGTGATGCCCAGCGCCGGCATGGGCGCGGTGGCGGTCTTCATCAGCGACGCGCGCCGCAGCGGTCATTCCACCGGTAAAGTCACCGTAGCGAGCATATTGTACGTTCTTACCGATTACGTCACCTTCCTTTGCGTTCTCGCCTTGGGGCTGATCGTCCTCTTCCGCCGTAACAACCTCGACACTACCGAACTGATCGCCTCGGGCGTCATGTTGAGCATCGCCGCGCTCCTCGTGTTCCTGCTCTACCTCGGCTCAAAATCGGAAGCGCAATTGAGCAGCGCGCTGGTATACATCGCGCGTTTCCTCAACCGCATCGCCCACCCCTTCATTCGTCGTGATTACCTCAGCGAAGCGAAAATGCGCGACTACGCCCACGAAACGGCAGACGACCTGCGTACGATTCGGGATCGCTGGCGCAGCCTGATTCGCCCGCTTCTGTTCGCGCTCGCGAACAAAATTCTTTTGATGTGCGTACTCACCGCGATCTTCCTCGCCTTCCACGTGCCGTTTTCCGCTGGCACCATCATCGGCGGATTTTCGATCACGTTTTTATTTACGATCGTCTCGCCCACTCCAGCGGGAGTTGGCATCGTCGAAGGCGTGATGCCGCTCGCGCTCGCCTCCCTCAACGTGCCGTGGAGTCAGGCGGTCATCGTCACGCTGGCGTATCGCGGCGTCACATTTTGGTTCCCGCTTGCCGTCGGCGCGTGGGCATTGCGCGTCCTGCACATCGATTCGCGTCAAACGGAATTGGCTTCAGACAATGCCGCTTGA
- a CDS encoding zinc metallopeptidase gives MFFDPTYLLCVALPSMVLMGITSWYVRHAYNKWSQIRASSGLTGADAARQLISRSVNIGEAGSADLRNVRVMGVGGNLTDHYNPQDKTLYLSPSVANSPSVAAVAVAAHELGHAMQDAEGYAPLRFRSAIVPMVNIGSNLGWILILAGLLLRITEVAWLGVIFFAGGALFALATLPVELNASARAKRLVAEAGIVHTEEEMRGVNQVLNAAALTYVAGLITAVMQLLYYVMLVSGMGRRRD, from the coding sequence ATGTTTTTCGACCCGACCTATCTGCTCTGTGTCGCTTTGCCATCCATGGTCTTGATGGGCATCACCTCATGGTATGTGAGGCACGCCTACAACAAGTGGAGCCAAATCCGTGCCAGCAGTGGACTCACCGGCGCCGACGCGGCGCGGCAACTTATCTCGCGTTCCGTCAATATCGGCGAAGCGGGCAGCGCCGACTTGCGCAACGTCCGCGTGATGGGCGTGGGCGGAAATCTCACCGATCATTACAACCCGCAGGATAAAACGCTCTATCTTTCGCCCAGCGTTGCGAATAGTCCTTCGGTTGCGGCGGTGGCGGTCGCCGCGCACGAATTGGGTCACGCGATGCAAGACGCGGAAGGATACGCCCCGCTTCGATTCCGCTCGGCGATCGTCCCGATGGTCAACATCGGCTCGAACCTCGGCTGGATTCTGATTCTCGCCGGGCTGTTGCTTCGCATCACCGAAGTTGCCTGGCTGGGCGTGATCTTCTTCGCGGGCGGCGCGCTCTTCGCGCTCGCCACTCTCCCCGTAGAGTTGAACGCGTCGGCACGCGCAAAACGACTGGTGGCTGAAGCGGGCATTGTCCACACTGAGGAAGAAATGCGCGGCGTGAATCAAGTGTTGAACGCGGCCGCGCTCACGTATGTCGCCGGTTTGATCACCGCAGTCATGCAACTGCTTTACTACGTGATGCTCGTCAGCGGCATGGGCAGACGCAGAGACTAA
- a CDS encoding NAD-dependent deacylase produces MTLPPETTNALDALHAAELIRKAKRIVVLTGAGISTPSGIPDFRSEGTGLWSHDEPLEVASLNTFRTAPEKFFQWFRPLAGQIFNAQPNAAHLALAELEQHGIPVSIATQNIDALHHKAGSKKIFELHGTIRTLSCTQCFKQYESPPFLQAYIETGAIPRCINCNGILKPDVILFGEQLPQAAWFETQRETRQADLMLIAGSSLEVLPVAGLPMQALDRGAHLIVINNTPTYINVRADFVFMDNVATILPEIVKRALHG; encoded by the coding sequence ATGACTTTGCCTCCCGAGACGACGAATGCGCTTGACGCTTTGCACGCAGCAGAATTAATCCGCAAAGCCAAGCGCATTGTTGTATTAACGGGAGCCGGCATCTCCACCCCGTCGGGCATCCCAGACTTCCGCTCGGAGGGAACCGGTTTATGGTCCCACGATGAACCGCTGGAGGTAGCGTCGCTCAACACGTTCCGCACCGCGCCTGAAAAATTCTTCCAATGGTTTCGTCCGCTCGCCGGTCAGATCTTCAACGCCCAGCCGAACGCCGCGCATCTCGCGCTTGCCGAACTTGAACAGCATGGCATTCCCGTGAGTATCGCCACTCAAAATATTGATGCGCTTCACCACAAGGCAGGCTCTAAAAAAATATTCGAATTGCACGGCACGATCCGAACGCTCTCTTGCACGCAGTGTTTCAAACAATACGAATCGCCGCCGTTTTTACAGGCATACATCGAGACCGGCGCGATCCCTCGATGCATAAACTGCAATGGAATTCTCAAACCGGATGTGATATTGTTCGGGGAGCAGTTGCCGCAAGCGGCTTGGTTCGAAACGCAACGGGAAACGCGTCAGGCGGATTTGATGCTGATCGCCGGTTCATCGTTGGAGGTCCTGCCTGTGGCGGGGCTTCCGATGCAAGCCCTCGACCGCGGCGCGCACCTCATCGTGATCAACAACACGCCCACCTACATCAACGTCCGCGCTGATTTTGTTTTCATGGATAACGTCGCGACCATCCTGCCGGAGATCGTCAAACGAGCGCTTCATGGCTGA
- the mutL gene encoding DNA mismatch repair endonuclease MutL, with product MPIRLLSSEVASQIAAGEVIERPASVVKELLENSLDAEAKTISISVEEAGKKLIEIADDGFGIPSAELELAASRHATSKLVRSDDLFSISTLGFRGEALASIGSVSRMTITSRVENEKEGARLKVEGGKSGKPTKVGGTVGTTVRVEDLFYNVPARLKFLKTDTTERRAIDSLVTRYALAYPDKRFKLSEGKNVALQTAGDGDRRAILAALYGVDVAKQMLEVMAEEDGLRLSGFISPTSLTRSNRKEITFFINGRWVHEVALSTALLQAYHTLLMVGRYPLTALFIEIDPQEVDVNVHPAKAEVRFRNQEKVFSFVQRSVRKALLAYSPVPNVAPSLWGTTRTIPSESNSSVGLDWTIGHTETPETGDLRLATDDQSPISNLQSPIVNRQSETVSRIPLLRLIGQIGATYLVAEGPDGLYLIDQHAAHERVLFEKLMAQHEMKKIPSQSLLTPAVVTLPPQSTQLLLSQLPVLKNFGFDVDEFGPNTFQVRAMPALFAGSDPSSALRALVEDFEEDESPMKDEVEKKLAARVCKRMAVRGGMSLSEAEQRALLTDLEACDSPRTCPHGRPTMIHLSVDLLERQFGRRGAR from the coding sequence ATGCCCATCCGCTTGCTTTCATCGGAGGTTGCGTCGCAGATCGCCGCAGGCGAGGTGATCGAACGTCCCGCGTCGGTGGTGAAAGAGTTACTTGAAAATTCGCTGGATGCGGAGGCGAAAACGATTTCGATTTCTGTGGAAGAGGCGGGGAAAAAATTGATCGAAATTGCGGATGACGGATTCGGGATTCCCTCGGCTGAATTGGAGTTAGCCGCCTCGCGTCATGCGACCTCGAAGCTGGTTCGCTCCGACGATCTTTTTTCAATCTCCACGCTTGGTTTCCGCGGGGAAGCGCTCGCGTCCATTGGGAGCGTCTCGCGCATGACGATCACTTCGCGCGTGGAAAACGAGAAAGAGGGTGCGAGGTTGAAAGTTGAGGGAGGAAAAAGTGGCAAGCCGACTAAAGTCGGCGGTACGGTTGGCACGACAGTCCGTGTGGAGGACTTGTTTTACAACGTGCCTGCGCGGTTGAAATTCCTCAAAACCGACACGACCGAACGACGGGCAATCGATTCGCTGGTGACGCGTTACGCGTTGGCATATCCTGATAAACGATTCAAATTATCCGAGGGGAAAAATGTCGCGTTGCAAACGGCGGGCGATGGCGACCGACGCGCCATCCTCGCCGCCCTCTACGGCGTGGACGTGGCAAAGCAAATGCTCGAAGTGATGGCGGAGGAGGACGGTCTGCGTTTGTCAGGTTTTATCAGTCCCACGTCGCTGACACGTTCCAACCGCAAGGAGATCACATTCTTCATTAATGGTCGCTGGGTGCATGAGGTGGCGTTGTCCACTGCGTTGTTGCAGGCATATCACACCCTGCTGATGGTGGGACGGTATCCGCTGACCGCGTTGTTCATCGAGATCGATCCGCAAGAAGTGGACGTGAATGTGCATCCTGCCAAAGCGGAGGTGCGATTCAGAAATCAGGAAAAGGTGTTCAGTTTCGTGCAACGATCCGTGCGGAAAGCGTTGCTGGCGTATTCGCCTGTCCCGAACGTCGCACCGAGCCTGTGGGGTACGACGCGGACGATTCCATCCGAGTCAAATTCATCGGTTGGGTTGGATTGGACGATTGGGCATACGGAAACGCCAGAGACTGGAGACTTGAGACTAGCCACAGACGATCAGTCTCCAATCTCCAATCTCCAGTCTCCAATCGTAAATCGTCAATCGGAAACTGTAAGTCGCATTCCACTTTTACGCCTCATCGGTCAAATCGGCGCGACATATCTCGTGGCGGAGGGACCCGACGGGCTGTATCTGATTGACCAGCACGCCGCGCATGAACGCGTCTTGTTCGAGAAGTTGATGGCGCAACATGAGATGAAGAAGATTCCGTCGCAGTCGTTACTCACACCTGCGGTTGTGACGCTTCCGCCTCAATCAACTCAGTTACTACTTTCTCAATTACCTGTATTGAAAAATTTCGGCTTCGATGTGGATGAGTTCGGTCCGAACACGTTCCAAGTGCGGGCGATGCCAGCCTTGTTCGCGGGGAGCGATCCCTCGTCGGCGTTGCGGGCGTTGGTGGAGGATTTTGAAGAGGACGAGTCGCCGATGAAGGATGAGGTGGAGAAAAAACTCGCCGCACGCGTATGCAAACGTATGGCGGTGAGAGGCGGGATGTCGCTCTCCGAAGCGGAACAGCGCGCGTTGCTGACCGATCTCGAAGCGTGCGATTCGCCGCGTACGTGTCCGCATGGCAGACCGACGATGATCCATCTTTCGGTCGATCTGCTCGAACGCCAATTTGGGAGGCGCGGTGCCAGATAA
- a CDS encoding PadR family transcriptional regulator: protein MSATPPLTPAVFHILLALSSGERHGYGIMKQVESDTQGKVTMGPGTLYGSLKRMLDAGLVRESDKRVDPEMDDERRIYYQITGVGTQALNVELERYKRIVTLAQERKLYPKTYSL, encoded by the coding sequence ATGAGCGCCACCCCGCCACTCACGCCTGCTGTATTTCACATTTTGCTCGCGCTTTCCAGCGGAGAACGTCACGGCTATGGCATTATGAAACAAGTCGAATCAGACACGCAGGGAAAGGTGACGATGGGTCCCGGCACGCTTTATGGTTCGCTCAAGCGGATGCTCGACGCGGGGTTAGTAAGAGAAAGCGATAAAAGAGTCGATCCCGAAATGGATGATGAGCGGCGCATCTACTATCAAATCACAGGGGTCGGCACGCAAGCGTTGAACGTGGAACTCGAACGCTATAAACGAATTGTCACTTTGGCGCAGGAACGGAAACTCTACCCGAAAACCTATAGCTTATGA
- a CDS encoding pyrimidine 5'-nucleotidase, whose protein sequence is MRFSTLFFDLDDTLYPHSTGLWQAIKGRINLYMIERLNIPEKDSPALREQYFKMYGTTLRGLQARHNVDAEDFLAFVHDLPLRDFLTPDPIQRDIIASLPQRKLVFTNADIHHARRVLAALNLSDLFDSIVDIHAVAPYCKPMPESFAIAQELADEPDPRKCVMIDDLPRTTRAALDVNMASILYGTEEPTSEASGVFTDWTHLPILLG, encoded by the coding sequence ATGCGTTTTTCAACCCTCTTCTTCGATCTCGATGACACGCTCTATCCACATTCAACAGGACTATGGCAAGCCATCAAAGGTCGAATCAATCTTTACATGATCGAGCGACTCAACATCCCTGAAAAAGATTCGCCCGCGTTGCGCGAACAATATTTCAAAATGTACGGCACCACCCTGCGCGGTTTGCAAGCGCGCCACAATGTGGATGCGGAAGATTTCCTCGCTTTTGTGCATGATCTGCCCTTGCGGGATTTCCTCACCCCCGACCCGATTCAACGGGACATCATCGCTTCGCTTCCCCAACGGAAGCTGGTCTTCACCAACGCCGACATTCACCACGCCCGACGCGTCCTCGCCGCGCTCAACCTCAGCGACCTCTTCGACTCTATCGTTGACATCCACGCGGTCGCGCCGTATTGCAAGCCGATGCCCGAATCCTTCGCCATCGCGCAAGAGCTCGCCGACGAACCCGACCCGCGCAAGTGCGTGATGATTGACGATCTACCGCGCACCACCCGCGCCGCGTTGGATGTGAACATGGCAAGCATTCTATACGGCACGGAAGAACCCACCTCCGAAGCCAGCGGCGTCTTCACCGATTGGACTCATCTGCCGATTTTGTTAGGATGA
- a CDS encoding alcohol dehydrogenase catalytic domain-containing protein, producing MMKALWLENNKIELKEIPQPQKPDEVLVKIRKAGICSTDLELVKGYYPYTGVIGHEFVGEVVAITPNPSPEGRGELKVGDRVVGEINAVCDQCEQCLNGRPTHCESRTVLGIVNRDGTFAEFTQLPIANLHKVPASVSDGMAVFTEPLAAALEIQEQINIKPTDRVLLVGAGRLGQLISQTLALTDCDLRVVARHKRQQDLLSARGIRIIAEEDVQRWRWDVVVEATGSPGGFALARQAIRPRGTLVLKSTYKGEMSVDFSSIVVDEVNIIGSRCGPFEPALKLMESKLVDPTVLIDDEFSLSDGIKAFERAAQAGTLKVLIQP from the coding sequence ATGATGAAAGCGCTCTGGCTCGAAAACAACAAGATCGAACTTAAAGAAATTCCTCAACCGCAAAAGCCGGATGAGGTTCTGGTAAAGATTCGCAAGGCGGGAATATGCAGTACCGACCTCGAACTGGTGAAGGGATATTATCCGTACACCGGCGTGATCGGGCATGAGTTTGTGGGCGAGGTGGTTGCCATCACTCCTAATCCCTCTCCCGAGGGGAGAGGGGAATTGAAAGTTGGCGACCGCGTCGTCGGCGAGATTAACGCGGTGTGCGATCAATGCGAACAATGTTTGAACGGACGTCCAACGCATTGTGAGAGCCGGACGGTGTTGGGGATTGTCAACCGTGACGGGACGTTCGCCGAATTTACTCAATTACCGATTGCCAACTTACACAAAGTCCCCGCTTCGGTTTCGGACGGGATGGCTGTTTTCACCGAACCCCTCGCCGCGGCGTTGGAGATTCAGGAGCAGATCAACATCAAGCCAACTGACAGAGTCTTGCTCGTAGGCGCGGGGCGGCTCGGGCAACTCATCTCCCAGACGCTTGCCCTCACCGACTGCGACTTACGCGTGGTCGCGCGGCATAAACGTCAGCAGGATTTGCTGTCGGCGCGTGGGATTCGGATCATTGCTGAAGAAGATGTGCAACGCTGGCGCTGGGATGTGGTGGTCGAAGCGACCGGATCGCCGGGCGGTTTTGCGCTGGCGAGGCAGGCGATTCGTCCGCGTGGGACGCTGGTGTTGAAGTCCACGTACAAGGGCGAGATGAGCGTTGATTTTTCATCCATCGTTGTGGATGAGGTGAATATCATCGGCTCGCGTTGCGGTCCGTTCGAGCCGGCGTTGAAATTAATGGAATCAAAACTGGTTGACCCGACGGTTTTGATTGACGATGAATTTTCGTTGTCGGACGGAATCAAAGCCTTCGAGCGCGCCGCCCAGGCGGGAACGCTCAAAGTGTTGATCCAGCCGTAA
- a CDS encoding ATP-binding protein: protein MAEIKTQTLGSYLRLIEISRDLASTLDLDTLLNDIVRAAADITYAEAASILLYDDTARQLYFQVATNIDEPTMRGLVIPLEKSIAGWIVTNRKTVRIEDAHKDERFFEDVEQSIGYSTKSLLGIPLVTKNKVVGVLEVVNKKRGKFTDPDESMLTVLGAQAAVAIENARLFQQSDLIQEFVHELRTPLASLSTATYLLLRPEMSREQRDQIVNNIHNETLRLNSLASSFLDLARLESGRVQFRKTRFSAADLLYEVRDVMMTKAQETNIQIRVDVPNDMPLMEADRDKIKQVLLNLISNAVKYNRPNGSVIVTGNFTDAELSMSVQDTGVGIPEESIPHLFEKFYRVREHENKATGTGLGLSICKQIIQGHNGRIEVKSKMGVGTSITVHLPRAQRLPSHEN from the coding sequence ATGGCTGAGATCAAAACCCAAACCCTCGGAAGTTACCTGCGCCTGATCGAAATCTCGCGCGACCTTGCCTCGACCCTCGACCTCGACACGTTGTTGAACGACATCGTACGCGCCGCGGCGGATATTACCTACGCCGAAGCCGCTTCGATCCTGTTATACGACGATACCGCGCGTCAACTGTACTTTCAGGTCGCCACCAACATAGACGAACCGACCATGCGCGGGCTGGTCATCCCGCTCGAGAAAAGCATTGCTGGCTGGATCGTGACAAACCGCAAGACCGTCCGCATCGAAGACGCCCACAAAGATGAACGGTTCTTCGAGGACGTGGAACAAAGCATCGGATATTCGACAAAGTCCTTGCTTGGGATTCCCTTGGTGACAAAAAACAAAGTGGTGGGCGTTCTTGAAGTGGTAAACAAAAAACGCGGCAAATTCACCGACCCAGACGAATCCATGCTCACCGTGTTGGGCGCGCAAGCGGCAGTCGCCATCGAGAACGCGCGCCTCTTCCAGCAATCGGATCTAATCCAGGAATTCGTGCACGAACTCCGCACGCCGCTCGCTTCCTTAAGCACCGCCACGTATCTCCTGCTCCGCCCCGAAATGTCGCGCGAACAACGCGACCAGATCGTCAACAACATCCACAACGAGACGTTGCGCTTGAACTCGCTCGCCTCCTCCTTCCTCGATCTGGCGCGGCTCGAATCGGGACGCGTCCAATTCCGCAAGACGCGTTTCAGCGCCGCCGACCTGCTCTACGAAGTGCGCGACGTGATGATGACGAAAGCGCAGGAGACCAACATCCAGATCCGCGTGGACGTGCCGAACGATATGCCGCTCATGGAAGCCGACCGCGACAAGATCAAACAAGTTCTGCTCAACCTCATCAGCAACGCCGTCAAATACAACCGCCCGAACGGTTCGGTTATCGTTACCGGCAATTTTACGGACGCCGAACTTTCGATGAGCGTGCAGGATACCGGTGTCGGCATTCCCGAAGAATCCATCCCACACCTCTTCGAAAAATTCTATCGCGTGCGCGAGCACGAAAACAAAGCCACCGGCACGGGCTTGGGGCTTTCGATCTGCAAACAGATCATTCAGGGGCACAACGGACGCATCGAAGTGAAAAGCAAAATGGGCGTCGGCACTTCGATCACGGTGCATCTCCCCCGCGCCCAACGCCTCCCTTCGCACGAAAATTAG